DNA from Triplophysa dalaica isolate WHDGS20190420 chromosome 9, ASM1584641v1, whole genome shotgun sequence:
ATACGTCGGATGTGAGGAAAGTGTTTCGATCCATAAACAAGAAGAAAGCATTCAGTCCTGATGGGGCTAGTGCAGGTCTTCTAAAGATCTTTGCAGATGAACTGGCTTCGGTGTGGCAGCCTGTATTTCAGGGCCCGTtagcataaagcaccttaagtgtaattttcccttaagtgtgcctttaaatataccttaagttttacttaagttattctcctattgtatttggtaaagggaaatcacttaagaaaaacttaaggtgctttatgcaacagGGCACAGGAACTGTATATGAGATGAGCGACATCTGGTGTTCACAGCTCGTGCAAAACACATCTGCTATAAAAACAAGCAGAAAACAAGCACGatctattataaacattttccagAAAAAACTTcacattaatttaaataattacacAGCAAATACAGAAAGAAAATACACACTAGAGCTGCTTTAGGCAAACCAATATATACTCCCTCACATCTGTGACTAACATAAGAGAATATTCAATAACACATCCATGAGTTAAAATAAATCTCTCAAAACATctacatgtacattttagaaTGGAGCTGTAAGTTTAGTGTATATAATACTGAGACTGAGCTCACATCTGAGTTTTGTTCGTATCTCTTTTGTAGAGTCTACGACTTTATTGATAAATCTCACACCGAAATTTTACCAACgacaatgaaaacatcaagATGTAAATCAAATCACCTCAGCTGCTCTGCGCAGATCGCACGTCAAACGGGAGCAGCGTGATCTCGCGATACGTGGATGTTTAACGCGAACGGCTTATTTAATCACACAGATTCGTTTAAATAATGCACTTAGTTCAAAGAGTCGCTAGATGGCGTCTTTTACACCATAAACTTTATTACAGTCACTGATTCGTGTTCTCTGCTTGTTAAACATTTGCCCAATGCTCTCAGCTGTAACAAATTGACGAAACATCccaatttaaatgattattgtagtttaagtctttatttcaatggtttatgtttatatttaaggtttgcttttgtttccaTTGGTTACTAATATTGTCGATGACGTCAGAGATCAACGCAAATTTGTTGACAGCGCGAGCAAGTGCCGGACTTACTAGTTTGTATTCgcgattacttttacatttgcgCTTTGCAAAAAAGtaccataaatactttttttagtttagtatttaagtattttagTTTCACATCATGGGACAAGTTAACTGTGGATGCTTGGGCCACGAGACGTCAGATCCGGAATGCAACCAAACACTGGAGCaatgttgggtaagttactctgaaaaagtgatAATTACTATTAActaaatacatattaaatagtgttattacattactgtacaaattactccaTCCATTCCTAATTACTTTCTACGTCCTACATCAATCTAGATTAGAATTGATTCcatgatagacatgaaacggctttcttaattatttcaaataaataacttcatgaattatttttactaactgaccaaagtataccaAATGcgagaaggatacattaaagcatacattttaaatttagacttagtgttgatgtcattttcactattgaatatattacacagtatttagttcaattacatcagaagaaactgtaattaaactacagaaaaaaagagtaatcccttacatACTTTTTCAAGCGgaatgttattaaattacagtaactaattacttagtaactagttataaCCAACACTGTACAGGAGCAAGAACAGAGAGGAGCACAGCGTCAAGATGACTCCACACCGACAAGTTCCAGACATGACAAGAAAATGAGGAAGATCAAGAAAAGATACTCCATAAGAGAGCAAGAGGGAGTGATCTCAGAGAATCTGGAGGACAGcacatctgaaacaaagactgaaagtattcgagagagaaagaaagagagggaagGTAGGAgagagatgaggaagagagagagaaagacagatgatgCTGAAGGTATAAGAAGAGAGTCAACACTGAAACCGCTGGTGAAAAACTCTGCTTCAGTACCTGTGAGGTCAAAGAAAGCCAAGAAAAGAGCCAAACATTCAGAGCAACACGTGAACGTATCGGaacaaaagagagagatgaagaagatgCAGACTGACAACAAAACAAGTCCTGCAGTTCACAGAAAGTCTAGGAAGGAATCCAGAGATGCTTCTCCATTGAACATCGATACCTTGACACTTTCACTATCTCCTCCACCGATACAAGTCGCTCCATGCCCACCAGCTGAGAGAATAAAATCCCGTCATCCATCAAGGCTGGAACCACTGGTTATACGTGTTGTTCCTCAACCCTCTACTGCAACACCTGAGAGATCAAAGGTGAGACGTTCAAGGAGGAAGGAAGCTGAAAACATGTATCATGAaggtaagaaaacatttataaagacatgacaatattacatttttcgaggtaaaactttgaaactctctttctcttcattcatcagTGCCTAAACCGCTGGCGATACGTGTGGATCCTCAACCCGCGACTGcatcacctgagagatcagaggAGAGACTTTCAGTCAATAAACTGAAGAAGGGTGAAAAGAAAACGgatcatgaaggtaagagaaagtttataaagatgTGACAAGAGTGCATTGTGCTGAGGTAAAAACATTGTGACTCTCTaaatcccatcattcatcagtgcctgaaccgctggtGAGACGTGTTTATCCTAAACCATCAACTTCATCACCTGAGCGATCAAAGATGAGACGTTCAAGGAGGAAAGTGATGAAGGAAGCTAAAAACATGGATCCTGAAGGTAACAgaaagtttttaaagttttcacaGTTAAAACACTATGCATGTTGAGGTAAAACCTTGagactctctccatctcttcattcatcaggGTTTCGTCGATCTGCCTCACCCGACCCGAATCCTGAACAGACGGAGGTGACAAaatatgaaggtaagagaaagtagGTGATGTATGACAAGATGAAACTAAAAACATCAacactcacttcatctcctttgCCAATATCAGCTGGTCCACCAACACCAGCTCCAACAGCTGAGAGGGTAaaatcccatcattcatcagtgcctgaacAGCTGGTCACCACACAGTCTGATCTCTTTACACACCTTGTCTTCATGGacattgaagatgaagatgaggtgCAAATCATCTCTCCATTTGTGCTGAAGGACACCAGACAGAGAAGACCTAAGCCCATGAGGAAAAAACAAACGATGTTTAGTTGGATGGAGGAGAACAAAGAGATGCTGGAGAGTGAAAGATCAGCGAAGAAAGTGAACAATGCTAAAGACACGGACCATGCAGGTAAGAGAAAGTGTATCAGATGTGACAAGAGTACATTGTGTCGAGATAAAACATTGTGACTCTCTCAACGTGTTCATTCTTCAGGATCATCTCCTTACATCCCATATGAACATACCGAGGCGATATCACTGTCAGCACCTTCATCGCAGTGTGATCTCATCCTCATGGACGTGAATGATAACACCGAGTCTGATGAGCCTGAGGTGAAGTTCATCTCTCCATTTGAGCTGAAGGACACCAGACACAGAAGACCCAAGCCCATGATAAAAGATCAACCAATGTTTTGTTGGATGGAGAACACGGAGATGCTGGAGAGTGAAAGTGAAATGGATGAAGTTCAGCCAGAAGCTCCAGAGCAGCAGGAGACACCTGTGAAAAAATCCCATCC
Protein-coding regions in this window:
- the LOC130428686 gene encoding uncharacterized protein LOC130428686, which translates into the protein MRKRERKTDDAEGIRRESTLKPLVKNSASVPVRSKKAKKRAKHSEQHVNVSEQKREMKKMQTDNKTSPAVHRKSRKESRDASPLNIDTLTLSLSPPPIQVAPCPPAERIKSRHPSRLEPLVIRVVPQPSTATPERSKVRRSRRKEAENMYHEVPKPLAIRVDPQPATASPERSEERLSVNKLKKGEKKTDHEVPEPLVRRVYPKPSTSSPERSKMRRSRRKVMKEAKNMDPEGFRRSASPDPNPEQTEVTKYEAGPPTPAPTAERVKSHHSSVPEQLVTTQSDLFTHLVFMDIEDEDEVQIISPFVLKDTRQRRPKPMRKKQTMFSWMEENKEMLESERSAKKVNNAKDTDHAGSSPYIPYEHTEAISLSAPSSQCDLILMDVNDNTESDEPEVKFISPFELKDTRHRRPKPMIKDQPMFCWMENTEMLESESEMDEVQPEAPEQQETPVKKSHPESNTNKQQTLLKEKDAHENTIMTGPYGPAGDTQDHLKGPEKTKAPSKTKGLFVLHHWLEKKTKERQEEKMRKEREIRETRLLRERYLNSPALKHLCVNKNNSHYIPNLLL